One window of the Manihot esculenta cultivar AM560-2 chromosome 14, M.esculenta_v8, whole genome shotgun sequence genome contains the following:
- the LOC110599808 gene encoding secreted RxLR effector protein 161-like translates to MLKKFNLDHCKSMVVLFVVNEKLSKDDGAEPADASLYRSLVGSLLYLTTSRPDLIYSVSLLSRFMHSPSQLYFVAGKRVLRYLKSIAEFDLWFQRGKVVKLEGYVDNDWARSIDDSKSISSYIFFLGSGPFS, encoded by the coding sequence ATGTTGAAAAAGTTTAATTTGGATCATTGCAAGTCTATGGTTGTTCTTTTTGTTGTGAATGAGAAACTTAGCAAGGATGATGGAGCTGAACCAGCAGATGCTTCACTGTACAGAAGTTTGGTTGGTAGTTTACTATATTTGACTACTTCCAGACCTGATTTAATATATTCAGTGAGCTTGTTATCTAGATTTATGCATTCTCCTAGTCAATTGTATTTTGTTGCGGGTAAGAGAGTGTTGAGATACTTGAAGAGTATTGCTGAATTTGATTTGTGGTTTCAAAGAGGAAAAGTTGTCAAGCTTGAAGGTTATGTGGACAATGATTGGGCTAGAAGTATTGATGACTCAAAGAGCATTTCGAGCTATATTTTTTTCCTTGGTTCAGGTCCTTTCTCATAG
- the LOC110599649 gene encoding omega-hydroxypalmitate O-feruloyl transferase, translated as MADSTGDTFQLSVKQNEPSLVPPAEETQKGLYFLSNLDQNIAVIVRTIYCFKSDVKGNEDAVEVIKDALSKVLVHYYPIAGRLTISSEGKLIVDCTGEGAVFVEAEANCSITEIGDTTKPDPVTLGKLVYDIPGAQNILQMPPLVVQVTRFNCGGFVLGLCMNHCMFDGIGAMEFVNSWGETARGLPLKVPPFLDRSILKARNPPKTEFPHHEFAEIEDVSNTSKLYEEEMLFRSFCFDPEKLEQLKRKALEDGVLAKCTTFEALSAFVWRARCQALRMLPDQQTKLLFAVDGRSRFVPPIPEGYFGNGIVLTNSLCKAGELQNNPLSFAVGLVHKAVNLVNDSYMRSAIDYFEVTRARPSLAATLLITTWSRLSFHTTDFGYGEPILSGPVALPEKEVILFLSHGEERKSINVLLGLPASAMKIFEELMQI; from the exons GTTCGTACTATTTACTGCTTTAAGTCTgatgtgaaaggaaatgaggaTGCAGTTGAAGTTATTAAGGATGCTTTGTCAAAAGTTCTTGTTCACTACTATCCTATTGCTGGGCGGTTAACAATCAGCTCAGAAGGGAAGCTGATAGTGGACTGCACTGGGGAGGGTGCTGTTTTTGTTGAAGCTGAAGCAAACTGTTCCATAACTGAGATAGGAGACACCACAAAGCCTGACCCTGTCACACTTGGGAAGTTGGTTTATGATATTCCGGGTGCACAGAACATACTTCAGATGCCTCCTCTTGTGGTTCAG GTGACGAGGTTCAATTGTGGAGGATTTGTTCTTGGACTATGCATGAACCACTGTATGTTCGATGGAATTGGTGCCATGGAATTTGTGAATTCGTGGGGTGAAACTGCCAGGGGCTTGCCCCTGAAGGTCCCTCCATTTCTAGATAGAAGCATACTCAAAGCCAGAAACCCCCCTAAGacagagtttccacaccatgaATTTGCTGAGATTGAAGATGTATCAAATACCAGCAAACTTTATGAAGAAGAAATGCTTTTTAGATCGTTCTGTTTTGATCCTGAGAAGCTTGAACAACTCAAGAGAAAAGCCTTGGAAGATGGAGTTCTAGCCAAATGCACTACATTTGAAGCTCTTTCAGCCTTTGTTTGGAGAGCCCGATGTCAGGCATTAAGGATGCTTCCTGATCAACAAACAAAATTGTTGTTTGCTGTAGATGGACGGTCTAGATTTGTGCCCCCAATACCTGAGGGGTACTTTGGCAATGGAATTGTGTTAACAAATTCTTTGTGTAAAGCGGGGGAGTTACAGAACAATCCTCTGTCATTTGCAGTAGGATTAGTTCACAAGGCAGTTAATTTGGTTAATGACAGTTATATGAGATCAGCTATAGACTACTTTGAAGTTACAAGAGCTAGACCTTCTCTGGCTGCTACTCTTTTAATCACGACTTGGTCCAGGCTATCCTTCCACACTACAGACTTCGGGTATGGGGAGCCTATTTTATCAGGGCCTGTTGCTTTGCCTGAGAAGGAAGTAATTCTTTTCCTTTCTCATGGGGAAGAGAGAAAAAGTATAAATGTTCTTCTGGGTTTGCCAGCTTCTGCCATGAAAATCTTCGAAGAACTAATGCAGATCTGA